The genome window GCCGAAACATGCCACAAACACCAACAATACTTGCCAACTCATGCTGGTTTCCCTTTACTTAAATGATCCCAAAAAGTTTCAAGACTTTTTCTCGGTTGGCCACGGACATTCCCTGGACCAACTTCATGATCACGTCATTTGTTCCTGAAGGCTTGGATCCCGTGACTCGACTGAACAAGTCGAGTATCCCGGCTGGAATGATTGTGGCCTTACCACCCTGAACAGCTTCTTTCAGTGTAATCAACGATTCCACTAATTGATTCTGTTCAGTCTCTGTCCCACCCTTTCCGCGCACCGCGTCGTAGAGCATGGTGTGAGCATCGGCTGTTCCTTTGCCAACAACACGCAAACGATCCGCTTCACCGGCGGCTGTACGCCGGGTGGCCTCTGCGTTGAAAAGTGCTACTTGCTCCGCGTCGATCGCGTCGCTTAGTACTTTTGGCAACTCAATTTTTGGTATGGAAATATTCATCAAGGCCTTGGTTGTAACACCCATCCTTTGAATAGTCTTTCCACCCTTGACCTTGGGGTCAATAAGAATTGCCTCAATTTCGTCTTCCGCGGTTTCTCTATCGTAATAGAGATGTTTCCACGTGTGTCTCGCGGCGTAACGTCTAACGGCGTCATCGACTTCTGGGATGATTAATTCCGTTAGCTCCGGATTAATTTTTCCGTCTGGTCCAAGTGGTGATGGCGCGTTTTTTACCGCCTCTTCCAGTTCGTTTACATTCCACTGGAAATTCACGACAACATCGATATTCAGTGTCGATGGACCAACGCGTCTGCCTTTTCCGTCTTTACCTTCAAGGGTAACGATGTTCCCCACGGGCACCCTTATTTGTTGTACTCCCATTGGAAACCGACGAAGTTGATAGAATGGAAATGGAAAAAATGCGATTCCTGTTCCAAACAATCCGGTTTGAGGTGGTCGACGTTTTCCCTTTTTTTCAGCTTTGGTTAACGACACACCAACCTCCTTGCAAATTTGTCCAAGAAAGATTGGTACGATACGCTCGTTTTCATGTATCGAAACCCACGATAGTGCCAACTCTGCGACACCGGCAATCATGCCGAGGTATGCGAGGGGGTAGGTTTCCCCG of bacterium contains these proteins:
- a CDS encoding SPFH domain-containing protein, with amino-acid sequence MLSFLFVVGMTVACAMAGETYPLAYLGMIAGVAELALSWVSIHENERIVPIFLGQICKEVGVSLTKAEKKGKRRPPQTGLFGTGIAFFPFPFYQLRRFPMGVQQIRVPVGNIVTLEGKDGKGRRVGPSTLNIDVVVNFQWNVNELEEAVKNAPSPLGPDGKINPELTELIIPEVDDAVRRYAARHTWKHLYYDRETAEDEIEAILIDPKVKGGKTIQRMGVTTKALMNISIPKIELPKVLSDAIDAEQVALFNAEATRRTAAGEADRLRVVGKGTADAHTMLYDAVRGKGGTETEQNQLVESLITLKEAVQGGKATIIPAGILDLFSRVTGSKPSGTNDVIMKLVQGMSVANREKVLKLFGII